Proteins co-encoded in one Bradyrhizobium sp. 170 genomic window:
- a CDS encoding GNAT family N-acetyltransferase, which produces MTITARAVAKHDLKLICEHRERMFAESGRTREALRPMTVAFERWLSPLLDDGSYFGWMLEDAGVVIAGLGMMVIDWPPHPSHPADHRRAYILNVFVEPEHRRRGLARRLMALAEERARELGVGYALLHSTRQGRPLYESLGWGPTSEMAIRWE; this is translated from the coding sequence ATGACCATCACGGCAAGAGCTGTTGCGAAGCATGATCTCAAACTGATTTGCGAGCATCGCGAGCGAATGTTCGCCGAGTCCGGCCGCACGCGCGAAGCCTTGCGGCCGATGACTGTGGCCTTCGAGCGGTGGCTTTCACCGCTGCTCGATGACGGCAGCTATTTTGGCTGGATGCTCGAAGACGCCGGGGTCGTGATCGCGGGTCTCGGCATGATGGTGATCGACTGGCCGCCGCATCCGAGCCATCCGGCCGACCATCGCCGCGCCTACATCCTCAACGTCTTCGTGGAGCCTGAGCACCGCCGCAGGGGATTGGCCAGGCGGTTGATGGCGCTGGCCGAAGAGAGAGCTCGCGAACTCGGCGTTGGCTATGCGCTCCTTCATTCGACGCGGCAGGGCCGTCCGCTTTACGAGAGCCTCGGATGGGGCCCGACGAGCGAGATGGCGATCCGCTGGGAATAA
- a CDS encoding GNAT family N-acetyltransferase yields MNAFTIRTMRPDEISLAVDWAATEGWNPGFADDACFASVDPEGFFIGELDGAPAAMVSCVNYGARFSFLGFYIVRADLRGRGFGLRIWNAAIAHAGARVIGLDGVTAQQDNYRKSGFALAYANIRYGGTVAAPAAPRAEIIALSDVPFAAVEADDATVFPAPRSAFLRAWIGSPGHAGCALVRDGRLAGWGVIRPCRKGFKIGPLVADGRAIAEAVLTALLAKVGGGEIFLDVPGINREATALAQDFGLAPVFETARMYTGAIPPLRLERVFGVTSFELG; encoded by the coding sequence ATGAACGCCTTCACCATTCGAACGATGCGGCCGGACGAAATCTCGTTGGCCGTGGACTGGGCCGCGACAGAGGGCTGGAATCCGGGCTTTGCCGACGACGCGTGCTTTGCTTCCGTCGATCCGGAAGGCTTTTTCATCGGCGAACTCGATGGCGCGCCTGCGGCGATGGTCTCCTGCGTCAATTACGGTGCGAGGTTTTCCTTTCTCGGCTTTTACATCGTGCGAGCGGATTTGCGCGGCAGGGGTTTCGGCTTGCGGATATGGAATGCGGCGATCGCGCACGCCGGCGCGCGCGTGATCGGGCTCGATGGCGTGACGGCGCAGCAGGACAATTATCGAAAGTCCGGGTTCGCGCTCGCTTACGCCAACATCCGTTACGGCGGCACGGTTGCGGCCCCCGCCGCGCCGCGGGCTGAAATCATTGCGCTGTCCGATGTTCCGTTCGCGGCTGTCGAGGCGGACGACGCTACCGTGTTTCCCGCGCCGCGATCTGCGTTTCTGCGCGCCTGGATCGGTTCGCCCGGTCACGCCGGTTGCGCGCTCGTGCGGGATGGCCGGCTTGCCGGCTGGGGTGTGATCCGTCCGTGCCGGAAGGGTTTTAAGATCGGCCCGCTGGTGGCCGACGGCCGCGCCATCGCCGAAGCGGTCCTGACCGCCTTGCTCGCCAAGGTCGGCGGCGGCGAGATTTTTCTCGACGTGCCCGGCATCAACCGCGAGGCGACCGCGCTGGCGCAGGATTTTGGATTAGCGCCGGTGTTCGAGACGGCCCGCATGTATACCGGCGCGATCCCGCCGCTGCGGCTGGAGCGGGTGTTCGGCGTTACCAGTTTTGAACTGGGGTAG
- a CDS encoding VOC family protein gives MAVHFNHTILSARDSKASAKFLTEMLNLPAAKHWGPFEMVITENGAYLDYMDTDEIAPQHYAFLVSEPEFDEIFGRVRERNLAYWADPARKQPGEINRHDGGRGVYFEDLNGHLLEVITRPYGSGGWNP, from the coding sequence ATGGCGGTCCATTTCAACCACACCATCCTGTCGGCACGCGACAGCAAGGCCTCGGCGAAATTCCTCACCGAGATGTTGAACCTTCCGGCCGCGAAGCACTGGGGGCCATTCGAGATGGTCATCACCGAGAACGGGGCCTATCTCGATTACATGGACACCGACGAAATCGCACCACAGCATTACGCGTTTCTGGTCAGCGAACCCGAATTCGATGAGATTTTCGGTCGGGTCCGGGAACGCAATCTTGCGTACTGGGCCGATCCGGCGCGGAAGCAGCCGGGCGAGATCAATCGCCACGATGGCGGACGCGGTGTCTACTTCGAGGACCTCAACGGTCACCTCCTTGAAGTCATCACCCGCCCCTATGGCAGCGGCGGATGGAATCCGTGA